One Anolis carolinensis isolate JA03-04 chromosome 5, rAnoCar3.1.pri, whole genome shotgun sequence DNA segment encodes these proteins:
- the neurog2 gene encoding neurogenin-2, translating to MFVKPENLELKEEEEEEEGLLLLGVRSSPAAPSSSSSSSSLSPFSSGSEGEDDGEDDEEEEDGSPSSRLLSPSPGSLLARRQDCKGRRGRRSRSAARPAKTAETVQRIKKSRRLKANNRERNRMHHLNSALDALREVLPTFPDDAKLTKIETLRFAHNYIWALSETLRLADHGGAFSEDCSPSPSSSSSAASWSCSASPAPSAASSSAYSCTMSPASPGGSSASEMDYWPQPEKPRFALI from the coding sequence ATGTTCGTGAAGCCGGAGAACCTGGAgctgaaggaggaggaagaggaggaggaagggctgctgctgctgggggTGCGCTCCTCGCCCGCCGCcccgtcctcttcctcctcctcctcctccctctcgccTTTCTCCTCCGGCTCCGAAGGGGAGGACGACggggaggacgacgaggaggaggaggacggctCGCCTTCTTCGCGGCTCCTCTCGCCTTCGCCGGGGAGCCTCCTCGCCCGCCGGCAGGACTGCAAGGGCCGCCGGGGCCGCCGTTCCCGGAGCGCCGCCCGCCCTGCCAAGACGGCCGAGACGGTGCAGCGGATCAAGAAGAGCCGCCGCCTGAAGGCCAACAACCGGGAGCGGAACCGCATGCACCACCTCAACTCGGCCCTGGACGCCCTGCGCGAGGTGCTGCCCACTTTCCCCGACGACGCCAAGCTCACCAAAATCGAGACGCTCCGCTTCGCCCACAACTACATCTGGGCCCTGAGCGAGACCCTCCGCCTGGCCGACCACGGGGGCGCCTTCTCCGAGGACTGCAGCCcctcgccttcctcctcctcgtccgcGGCCTCTTGGAGCTGCTCCGCCAGCCCGGCCCCTTCCGCAGCCTCCTCCTCGGCCTACAGCTGCACCATGTCTCCCGCCAGCCCCGGGGGCAGCTCGGCCTCTGAGATGGACTACTGGCCGCAGCCCGAGAAGCCGCGTTTCGCCCTGATTTGA